A stretch of Campylobacter volucris DNA encodes these proteins:
- a CDS encoding F0F1 ATP synthase subunit A, which yields MKDLFLFSSFIDSSHTFAYFFHLGIVVVISILLAKFATKSMQIVPRGSQNLAEAYMEGILSMGKDTMGSEEAARRYLPLVATIGFIVFFSNLIGIIPGFEAPSASLNFSATLAIIVFFYYHYEGIKTQGFFKYFAHFMGPVKILAPLMFPIEIVSHISRVISLSFRLFGNIKGDDLFLAVILALVPWVAPLPAYMLLTFMAFLQSFIFMILTYVYLGGATTIDEHH from the coding sequence ATGAAAGATTTATTTTTATTTAGTTCTTTTATAGATTCTAGTCATACTTTTGCTTATTTTTTTCATTTAGGTATAGTAGTTGTTATTTCTATATTGTTAGCTAAATTTGCTACAAAATCCATGCAAATAGTTCCAAGGGGAAGTCAAAATCTGGCTGAAGCCTATATGGAAGGAATTTTAAGCATGGGAAAAGATACTATGGGTAGTGAAGAAGCAGCAAGAAGATATCTTCCGTTAGTTGCTACTATAGGTTTTATAGTATTTTTTAGCAATTTAATTGGTATTATTCCTGGTTTTGAAGCACCAAGTGCAAGTTTAAATTTTAGTGCTACTTTAGCGATTATTGTATTTTTTTATTATCACTATGAGGGTATAAAAACTCAAGGATTTTTTAAATATTTTGCCCATTTTATGGGGCCTGTAAAAATTTTAGCTCCTTTAATGTTTCCAATCGAAATAGTATCTCACATTTCAAGAGTTATATCTTTATCATTCCGTTTATTTGGAAATATCAAAGGGGATGATTTATTTTTAGCTGTTATTTTAGCGCTTGTTCCTTGGGTAGCACCTTTACCAGCTTATATGTTATTAACCTTTATGGCATTTTTACAATCATTTATATTTATGATTTTAACTTATGTTTATTTAGGTGGTGCTACTACTATAGATGAACATCATTAA
- a CDS encoding F0F1 ATP synthase subunit C → MKKIAFLMLAMSTFVFAADATMNQWLASFSILAAGLGLGVAALGGAIGMGNTAAATIAGTARNPSLGGKLMTTMFIALAMIEAQVIYALVIALIALYANPFQALVAA, encoded by the coding sequence ATGAAAAAAATCGCATTTTTAATGTTAGCTATGAGTACTTTTGTATTTGCAGCTGATGCAACTATGAATCAATGGTTAGCATCATTTTCTATTTTAGCAGCAGGTTTAGGACTTGGTGTTGCAGCTTTAGGTGGTGCTATTGGTATGGGAAATACTGCAGCAGCAACTATCGCAGGAACAGCTAGAAATCCTAGTCTTGGTGGTAAATTAATGACTACTATGTTCATTGCTTTAGCTATGATAGAAGCTCAAGTTATTTATGCACTTGTTATAGCACTTATTGCTCTTTATGCTAATCCATTCCAAGCATTGGTAGCAGCTTAA
- a CDS encoding NAD(P)H-dependent glycerol-3-phosphate dehydrogenase, with the protein MKIAVIGAGKWGSALYDALSVNNQCYITSYHFKDIANFVDTKKALECEYLVFALYAQGAHEWLKNNFKDNNHKILVASKGIDFKSLKFMDEIFLDFIDENRICFLSGPSFALEVLEKKPCALVISGKNQQLCENFSSFFPNYIKTYTSSDVKGAEICGAYKNVLAIASGICDGLNLGNNARASLVSRGLVEMHRFGQFFQAQEDTFLGLSGAGDLFLTASSSLSRNYRVGYNLAQNKSLEQILQDLKEVAEGVQTAFAIHSLAQKYQIYTPIVNEIVSILNGKKVQDCVIDLMSSKEKMQ; encoded by the coding sequence ATGAAAATAGCGGTTATTGGCGCTGGTAAGTGGGGAAGTGCTTTATATGATGCTTTAAGTGTTAATAATCAATGTTATATCACCTCATATCACTTTAAGGATATTGCAAATTTTGTTGATACCAAGAAAGCTTTAGAATGTGAGTATTTGGTTTTTGCTTTGTATGCTCAAGGAGCACATGAGTGGCTTAAAAATAATTTTAAAGATAATAATCATAAAATTTTAGTAGCCTCTAAAGGTATAGATTTTAAAAGTTTAAAATTTATGGATGAAATTTTTTTAGATTTTATCGATGAGAATAGAATTTGTTTTTTAAGCGGTCCTTCATTTGCTTTGGAAGTGTTGGAAAAAAAGCCTTGTGCTTTAGTTATTAGCGGTAAAAATCAGCAACTTTGTGAAAATTTTTCTTCATTTTTCCCAAATTATATCAAAACATATACAAGTAGTGATGTCAAGGGTGCTGAAATTTGTGGAGCTTATAAAAATGTTTTAGCTATTGCAAGCGGAATTTGCGATGGATTGAATTTAGGAAATAATGCTAGAGCATCTTTAGTTTCAAGGGGTTTGGTAGAGATGCATCGTTTTGGGCAATTTTTTCAAGCCCAAGAAGATACTTTTTTAGGTTTAAGTGGTGCTGGAGATTTATTTTTAACTGCTTCAAGCTCACTTTCTAGAAATTATAGAGTAGGATATAATCTTGCACAAAATAAATCATTAGAGCAAATTTTACAAGATTTAAAAGAAGTTGCAGAGGGCGTGCAAACTGCGTTTGCTATACATTCTTTAGCTCAAAAATATCAAATATATACACCAATTGTTAATGAGATTGTTTCTATACTTAATGGAAAAAAAGTTCAAGATTGTGTAATTGATTTGATGTCATCAAAGGAGAAAATGCAATGA
- the gatB gene encoding Asp-tRNA(Asn)/Glu-tRNA(Gln) amidotransferase subunit GatB, with product MFEVVIGLEVHAQLNTKTKIFCSCATSFGEKSNTNVCPTCLALPGALPVLNEEATKKAIAFGKAINATINKKSIFNRKNYFYPDLPKAYQISQFDIPIVENGELFININGENKRIGITRAHLEEDAGKNIHESNFSKVDLNRAGTPLLEIVSEPELRSSDEAVAYLKKLHSIIRFLDISDANMQEGSFRCDANVSIRPKGDIKLYTRVEIKNLNSFRFIQKAIEYEVNRQTQAWEDGVYEQEVVQETRLFDTSNLITKSMRGKEDSAEYRYFPDPDLLPVILSDEMLNIKIPELPDEKKARFISEFGIKESDAEVLVSSLELCRYFEYLIDQKLNPKLCVSWLTTELMGLLKGELTIENSPIKAEKLALLIKRIEESVISAKAAKEILAYIFENTQISVDEAIEKLGLKQVSDDGAIEKIIDEILSANEDKVAEYKSGKDKLFGFFVGQAMKAGKGAFNPAKVNEILKAKLG from the coding sequence ATGTTTGAAGTGGTTATAGGACTTGAAGTCCATGCACAATTAAATACTAAAACTAAAATTTTTTGCTCATGTGCGACTTCTTTTGGAGAAAAATCAAATACTAATGTTTGCCCTACATGTTTAGCTTTGCCAGGTGCTTTACCTGTTTTAAATGAAGAAGCGACTAAAAAAGCCATCGCTTTTGGTAAAGCTATAAATGCCACTATAAATAAAAAAAGTATTTTTAATAGAAAAAATTATTTTTATCCTGATTTACCAAAGGCCTATCAAATTTCTCAATTTGACATACCTATAGTAGAAAATGGAGAACTTTTTATAAATATTAACGGAGAAAACAAACGCATAGGCATAACAAGAGCTCATTTAGAAGAAGATGCGGGAAAAAACATACATGAGAGTAATTTTTCAAAAGTAGATTTAAATCGTGCGGGCACTCCTTTGCTTGAAATAGTTAGCGAACCTGAACTTAGAAGTTCTGATGAAGCAGTTGCTTATCTTAAAAAATTGCATTCTATTATAAGATTTTTAGATATTTCTGATGCGAACATGCAAGAAGGAAGCTTTAGATGTGATGCTAATGTTAGCATACGCCCAAAAGGAGATATTAAACTTTATACAAGAGTTGAAATAAAAAATTTAAATTCATTTCGTTTTATACAAAAAGCTATAGAATATGAAGTAAATCGTCAAACTCAAGCTTGGGAAGATGGGGTGTATGAACAAGAAGTGGTGCAAGAAACAAGATTATTTGATACAAGTAATTTAATCACTAAAAGTATGAGAGGAAAAGAAGATTCTGCTGAATATAGGTATTTTCCTGATCCTGATCTTTTACCTGTTATTTTAAGCGATGAAATGTTGAATATAAAAATTCCAGAATTACCAGATGAAAAAAAGGCTCGATTTATTAGTGAATTTGGTATTAAAGAAAGTGATGCTGAAGTTTTAGTTTCTTCATTAGAGCTTTGTAGATATTTTGAATATTTAATTGATCAAAAATTAAATCCTAAACTTTGTGTTTCTTGGCTTACAACTGAGCTAATGGGACTTTTAAAAGGCGAGCTTACTATAGAAAATTCCCCTATAAAAGCTGAAAAATTAGCTTTACTTATTAAACGCATAGAAGAAAGCGTAATAAGCGCTAAAGCAGCTAAGGAAATTTTAGCTTATATTTTTGAAAATACTCAAATTAGTGTAGATGAAGCCATAGAAAAACTTGGTTTAAAACAAGTAAGTGATGATGGTGCTATTGAAAAAATAATTGATGAAATTTTAAGTGCTAATGAAGATAAAGTCGCTGAATATAAAAGTGGTAAGGATAAGTTATTTGGATTTTTTGTGGGTCAAGCAATGAAAGCTGGTAAAGGGGCTTTTAATCCTGCTAAAGTTAATGAAATTTTAAAAGCAAAGCTTGGATAA
- a CDS encoding motility associated factor glycosyltransferase family protein, with protein sequence MSFLSKNLAALNNPYLYNKLKDIKINQFQKIENGGGLIELNFLNIQTNTPIYKNPNLHLQEKISFYNDKYFLYPILYFYGFGNGILYKSLLQNHHLKHIVVFEDELEILYLAFNFIDFSQELKEQRLIILNSDISELDLMNFFQTPPFFNFLRLYDLHLHNEYYEIYHENILNLNEKIINIIRNVIFYQGNDIKDALQGLIQFIYNLPKMIQNSPLRNLWLKQNKKAKSAIIVSTGPSLSKQLPLLKQYQDKFSIFCVDSAYSILAKNDIRPDFVLMSERTKVTSELLKQNYENIDENIVFILLSLVHPLTIKYLENTDRKFLLIPYPTIFFDKLNLFDFGKSPSGGTVAYNALQLACDFNHENIIFIGQDLAYGEDGSSHPKDYIYGAGYESNMTKELSTAYGGYGEVFTHSTWNTFRLTIQNYIANKKGFKFYNATEGGARIEGTIEKPFKECCEEFLDENLTKPFEKPSPLDKNAQDDLLLQSYKVINDNLKICDEFIKKFELYFENLIQIENKIQTLAAFKDKKELIIKSINDLDIYKTKLDEYCKTFLYEFIRPFLQQFEFNLARIYVLNPKNEEEWLSKNTTWIKDHVFLFEVLIANIKLLKEEIKSNINPLKEELVKRNLKAN encoded by the coding sequence ATGAGTTTTTTATCAAAAAATTTAGCCGCATTAAATAATCCTTATTTGTATAATAAATTAAAAGATATAAAGATAAATCAATTTCAAAAAATAGAAAATGGGGGGGGGTTAATAGAATTAAATTTTTTAAATATACAAACCAATACTCCAATTTATAAAAATCCAAATTTGCATTTGCAAGAAAAAATTTCTTTTTATAATGATAAATATTTTTTATATCCTATTTTGTATTTTTATGGTTTTGGCAATGGAATTTTATATAAAAGTTTATTGCAAAATCATCATTTAAAGCATATAGTTGTTTTTGAAGATGAACTTGAAATTTTATATTTAGCCTTTAATTTTATAGATTTTTCTCAAGAATTAAAAGAGCAAAGACTTATAATTTTAAATAGTGATATTTCTGAGTTAGATTTAATGAATTTTTTTCAAACTCCCCCGTTTTTTAACTTTTTAAGACTTTATGATTTGCATTTGCATAATGAATATTATGAAATATACCATGAAAATATATTGAATTTAAATGAAAAAATTATCAATATTATAAGAAATGTAATTTTTTATCAGGGTAATGATATAAAAGATGCTTTACAAGGTTTAATACAATTTATTTATAATTTACCTAAAATGATACAAAATTCACCTTTAAGAAATTTATGGCTAAAGCAAAATAAAAAAGCAAAATCAGCTATTATAGTATCTACTGGACCATCTTTAAGCAAACAACTTCCTTTGCTTAAGCAATATCAAGATAAATTTAGTATATTTTGTGTTGATAGTGCTTATTCTATATTAGCAAAAAATGATATTAGGCCTGATTTTGTTTTAATGAGTGAAAGAACTAAAGTAACATCTGAATTATTAAAACAAAATTATGAAAATATAGATGAGAATATTGTATTTATATTGTTATCTTTAGTACATCCTTTAACAATAAAATATTTAGAAAATACTGATAGAAAATTTTTATTAATCCCATATCCTACTATATTTTTTGATAAATTAAATTTGTTTGATTTTGGAAAATCTCCATCTGGAGGAACTGTTGCTTATAATGCTTTGCAATTAGCGTGTGATTTTAATCATGAAAATATCATTTTTATAGGTCAAGATTTAGCATATGGAGAAGATGGAAGTTCGCATCCTAAAGATTACATTTATGGTGCAGGTTATGAAAGTAATATGACAAAAGAATTATCTACAGCTTATGGAGGATATGGCGAAGTTTTTACTCATAGTACTTGGAATACATTTAGACTTACTATACAAAATTATATAGCTAATAAAAAAGGTTTTAAATTTTATAATGCTACAGAAGGTGGAGCTAGGATAGAAGGAACTATAGAAAAACCATTTAAAGAGTGTTGTGAAGAATTTTTAGATGAAAATTTAACAAAGCCTTTTGAAAAACCATCGCCATTAGATAAGAATGCTCAAGATGATTTGTTATTACAAAGTTATAAAGTAATTAATGATAATTTAAAAATTTGCGATGAATTTATTAAAAAATTTGAGCTTTATTTTGAAAATCTAATACAAATAGAAAATAAAATTCAAACTTTGGCAGCATTTAAAGACAAGAAAGAATTGATAATTAAAAGTATAAATGATTTAGATATTTATAAAACAAAACTTGATGAGTATTGCAAAACTTTTTTATATGAATTTATTAGACCTTTTTTGCAGCAATTTGAATTTAATTTAGCAAGAATTTATGTTTTAAACCCTAAAAATGAAGAAGAATGGCTTAGCAAAAATACAACATGGATTAAAGATCATGTATTTTTGTTTGAGGTTTTAATAGCAAATATTAAATTATTAAAAGAAGAGATTAAAAGCAATATAAATCCTTTAAAAGAAGAGCTTGTAAAAAGAAATTTAAAAGCTAATTAA
- the radA gene encoding DNA repair protein RadA, with protein sequence MAKKQILFECQACGNQQNKWLGKCPDCGSWDSFIELKQEQIKILKQVSSKPSTALCIEDVTIQEFQRLSTQDSELDLVLGGGLVVGSLVLIGGSPGVGKSTLLLKIASNLARSGKKVLYVSGEESKTQIKLRANRLEANDKNLFLLTELCLEDILDELSNNNYEILIIDSIQTIYSNKITSAAGSITQVREITFELMRFSKANNISTFVIGHITKDGAIAGPRILEHMVDVVLYFEGDANKEIRILRSFKNRFGNISEVGIFEMTYKGLISAKDVSNRFFTRTKAISGSALGVIMEGSRALVLEIQALVCESSYPKRSATGYEKNRLDMLIALLERKLEIPLGRYDVFINVSGGVKISETGADLAVVAAIISSFKNRPLSKDSIFIGELSLNGEIKEVFSLDARLKEAKTQKFKNAIIPNKPIENIDIKCFITKELKEVLEWM encoded by the coding sequence ATGGCTAAAAAACAAATTTTATTTGAATGTCAAGCTTGTGGAAACCAACAAAATAAATGGCTTGGAAAATGTCCTGATTGTGGCTCTTGGGATAGTTTTATAGAATTAAAACAAGAGCAAATTAAAATTTTAAAACAAGTTTCAAGCAAACCAAGCACGGCTTTATGCATAGAAGATGTTACTATACAAGAATTTCAAAGACTTAGCACTCAAGATAGTGAGCTTGATTTGGTTTTGGGTGGGGGTTTGGTAGTAGGTTCTTTGGTTTTAATAGGAGGTTCGCCAGGTGTTGGTAAATCTACACTTTTATTAAAAATAGCTTCAAATTTAGCAAGAAGTGGTAAAAAAGTCTTGTATGTAAGTGGAGAAGAAAGTAAAACGCAGATAAAATTAAGAGCAAATCGCCTAGAAGCTAATGACAAGAATTTATTTTTATTAACCGAGCTTTGTTTAGAAGATATTTTAGATGAATTATCTAATAATAATTATGAAATTTTAATCATAGATTCTATACAAACTATATATTCTAATAAAATAACTTCAGCAGCTGGGAGTATAACTCAAGTTAGAGAAATAACTTTTGAACTTATGCGTTTTTCTAAAGCAAACAATATAAGCACTTTTGTGATAGGACATATAACAAAAGATGGAGCTATAGCAGGTCCTAGAATTTTAGAACATATGGTAGATGTTGTGCTTTATTTTGAAGGTGATGCAAATAAAGAAATAAGAATACTAAGAAGTTTTAAAAATCGTTTTGGAAATATAAGTGAAGTTGGTATTTTTGAAATGACTTATAAGGGTTTAATTAGCGCTAAGGATGTTTCTAATAGATTTTTTACAAGAACTAAGGCCATAAGCGGAAGCGCATTAGGAGTTATTATGGAAGGAAGCAGGGCTTTAGTGCTTGAAATTCAAGCTTTAGTTTGTGAGAGTTCTTATCCTAAAAGAAGTGCTACAGGATATGAAAAAAATCGTCTTGATATGCTTATTGCCTTGCTTGAAAGAAAGCTTGAAATTCCACTTGGTAGATATGATGTTTTTATAAATGTAAGTGGTGGGGTTAAGATAAGCGAAACTGGAGCTGATTTAGCTGTGGTCGCAGCTATTATTTCTAGCTTTAAAAATCGTCCTTTGAGTAAGGATAGTATTTTTATAGGTGAGTTGAGTTTAAATGGTGAAATAAAAGAAGTTTTTTCTTTAGATGCAAGATTAAAAGAAGCAAAAACTCAAAAATTTAAAAACGCTATAATACCTAATAAACCTATTGAAAATATAGATATAAAATGTTTTATAACTAAAGAATTAAAAGAGGTTTTAGAATGGATGTAA
- a CDS encoding phytoene desaturase family protein, which produces MDVKYDVVIIGSGLGGLSAGAYLAKNGKKVLILEQHSLIGGCATCFKRKGVLIDAGLHEMDFGDPKTDMKHLIFEKLGLKDKIKIVKLPTAWTIKSKNYSLTLPHGIENVKKILKKEFKDDAYGIDKYFKDIYLQACSVRRFPWDMNFMELFLFPFTTAWIFLKNKITNKKVYDVLNSYIKSDKLKKILNANLSYYHHDSKEFIFSYHGIAQKHYYDGGVYIKGGSGALSDALAEIVKENKGEVLSKAEVVKIITKDNKACGVEYIKNNEKINVYADRIIANCDPLIVYKDLLKDLNLSKEIEKLNSKKRATSLVSAYFIYDKNISEIYKDMDYSTFIFEDEFLEGSYEDTNILKIDITKRPMAFINYSKIDSGLSDDKFVGVVAFSSNYDEWDLPKEEYKAKKDKVLNAVVSRLDEIFPNLSDYLIHKELATPKTIQRYTRAYEGAIYGFSQDKEGIDYRLHYKSKVLDNLYFANAFIFPGGGFTGATLGGYLVANKILK; this is translated from the coding sequence ATGGATGTAAAATATGATGTTGTTATAATAGGCTCTGGGCTTGGAGGATTAAGTGCTGGTGCATATTTAGCTAAAAATGGTAAAAAGGTTTTAATCTTAGAACAGCATTCTTTAATAGGTGGTTGTGCAACTTGCTTTAAGAGAAAAGGTGTATTAATAGATGCAGGTTTGCATGAGATGGATTTTGGAGATCCAAAAACTGATATGAAACATTTGATTTTTGAAAAACTTGGTTTAAAAGATAAAATCAAAATAGTAAAATTACCAACAGCTTGGACCATAAAAAGTAAAAACTATAGCTTAACCTTGCCTCATGGTATAGAAAATGTTAAAAAAATTTTAAAAAAAGAATTTAAAGATGACGCTTATGGCATAGATAAATATTTCAAAGATATATATTTACAAGCTTGTTCAGTAAGAAGATTTCCTTGGGATATGAATTTTATGGAGCTTTTTTTGTTTCCTTTTACTACAGCTTGGATTTTTTTGAAAAATAAAATTACAAATAAAAAAGTTTATGATGTATTAAATTCTTATATAAAAAGTGATAAATTAAAAAAGATATTAAATGCAAATTTAAGTTATTATCATCATGATAGTAAAGAATTTATATTTTCTTATCATGGTATTGCTCAAAAGCATTATTACGATGGTGGAGTTTATATAAAAGGTGGTTCAGGTGCTTTAAGCGATGCTTTAGCTGAAATTGTCAAAGAAAATAAAGGAGAAGTGTTATCTAAAGCCGAAGTTGTAAAAATTATCACAAAAGATAATAAAGCTTGTGGAGTTGAGTATATAAAAAACAATGAAAAAATAAATGTTTATGCTGATAGAATAATAGCAAATTGTGATCCTTTGATAGTTTATAAAGATTTGTTAAAAGATTTAAATTTAAGCAAAGAAATTGAAAAATTAAATTCTAAAAAAAGAGCCACATCTTTAGTAAGTGCTTATTTTATATATGATAAAAATATATCTGAAATTTATAAGGATATGGATTATTCTACTTTTATTTTTGAAGATGAATTTTTAGAAGGTTCTTATGAAGATACAAATATATTAAAAATAGATATCACAAAAAGACCTATGGCTTTTATAAATTATTCTAAAATTGACAGTGGTTTAAGCGATGATAAATTCGTAGGAGTTGTAGCTTTTAGCTCTAATTATGATGAATGGGATTTACCAAAAGAAGAATATAAAGCTAAAAAAGACAAGGTTTTAAATGCTGTTGTGTCAAGACTTGATGAAATTTTTCCAAATTTAAGTGATTATTTAATTCATAAAGAATTAGCTACTCCAAAAACTATACAAAGATACACAAGAGCTTACGAAGGAGCTATATATGGTTTTTCTCAAGATAAAGAAGGGATTGATTATAGATTGCATTATAAAAGTAAAGTTTTAGATAATTTATATTTTGCAAATGCTTTTATTTTTCCAGGTGGCGGATTTACTGGTGCTACTTTAGGAGGATATTTGGTTGCTAATAAAATACTTAAATGA
- a CDS encoding TlpA family protein disulfide reductase, giving the protein MNIKNLLFVFVLIFFSACSSEKENVQEESASISQSENIHFTLNFLDGKKLLVKYNDQKFDFDDNSKAKLFVFFTTWCVPCKAQIPHLNNLYKKYQDQLEIIAVFLEENKDQEILDFIQENKMAFLATLGENNLVFSKVLNINSVPTMVLFNTKGEKAREYLGMIPEEMLDIDIQKVIM; this is encoded by the coding sequence TTGAATATAAAAAATTTATTATTTGTTTTTGTATTGATTTTTTTTAGTGCTTGTTCTAGCGAAAAAGAAAATGTACAAGAAGAAAGTGCGAGTATCTCACAAAGTGAAAATATCCATTTTACTTTAAATTTTTTAGATGGCAAAAAATTATTAGTCAAATACAATGATCAAAAATTTGATTTTGATGATAATTCTAAAGCAAAATTGTTTGTATTCTTTACTACTTGGTGTGTTCCATGTAAAGCACAAATTCCTCATTTGAATAATTTATATAAAAAATATCAAGATCAACTAGAAATTATTGCAGTTTTTTTAGAGGAAAACAAAGATCAAGAAATACTTGATTTTATCCAAGAAAATAAAATGGCCTTTTTGGCAACTTTGGGCGAGAATAATTTAGTATTTTCTAAAGTATTAAATATTAATTCTGTTCCAACTATGGTTTTATTTAACACAAAGGGTGAAAAAGCAAGAGAGTATTTAGGGATGATTCCTGAAGAAATGTTAGATATAGATATACAAAAAGTGATAATGTAA
- the ftsY gene encoding signal recognition particle-docking protein FtsY — translation MFGFLKNGLKKTLESINLVKADNKVITKDLLEEMLLEADVAYEIVEEIIYYLPPNDEVKKADLERVMGTYFIYDKPQTINAKPFVDLILGVNGVGKTTSIAKMANLHKKNNEKVILGACDTFRAGAIEQLKLWAQKLDMDIIATSQGHDPSAVAYDAISKALAKGYDRVLLDTAGRLQNQKNLANELEKIVRISAKAMQGAPHRKILVLDGTQGVAGILQAKAFNELVKLDGVVITKLDGTAKGGALFSIARELELPIIYVGVGEKMDDICEFNVKEYLEAILEPIFK, via the coding sequence ATGTTTGGATTTTTAAAAAATGGTTTAAAAAAAACCTTAGAAAGTATTAATTTAGTCAAAGCAGATAATAAAGTCATCACAAAAGATCTTTTAGAAGAAATGCTTTTAGAAGCTGATGTGGCTTATGAAATAGTAGAAGAAATTATTTATTATTTACCACCAAATGACGAGGTTAAAAAAGCTGATTTAGAGCGCGTAATGGGAACTTATTTTATATATGATAAACCACAAACTATTAACGCTAAACCTTTTGTTGATTTGATTTTGGGAGTAAATGGAGTTGGTAAAACTACAAGTATAGCTAAAATGGCTAATTTGCATAAAAAAAATAATGAAAAAGTCATACTTGGAGCATGTGATACTTTTAGAGCAGGAGCTATAGAACAACTCAAACTTTGGGCTCAAAAACTTGATATGGATATCATCGCTACTTCTCAAGGACATGATCCTTCAGCTGTTGCTTATGATGCTATATCAAAAGCTTTAGCAAAAGGATATGATAGAGTTTTGCTTGATACTGCAGGGCGCTTACAAAATCAAAAAAATTTAGCAAATGAATTAGAAAAAATTGTTCGTATTAGCGCTAAAGCGATGCAAGGAGCTCCACATAGAAAAATTTTAGTATTAGATGGGACTCAAGGAGTAGCTGGAATTTTACAAGCTAAGGCTTTTAATGAGCTTGTAAAGCTAGATGGTGTGGTGATTACAAAGCTTGATGGAACTGCAAAAGGTGGTGCTTTATTTAGTATAGCAAGAGAACTTGAATTGCCTATTATTTATGTAGGAGTGGGTGAAAAAATGGATGATATTTGCGAATTTAATGTTAAAGAATACTTAGAAGCTATTTTGGAGCCTATTTTTAAATGA
- a CDS encoding dihydroorotase, subgroup IIa has product MILKNAKIYGEKKVDVKIQNGKIAQINDCINDSTEKSIDLKEKTLLPSFIDLNVNLLDAKFDLDKLENLEQECLKGGVGSIILRDNLGLNTQGYKLYFEKLKTLKINVLPSIKALDNENKLKDISILLDSGAKAIQIQSNIGANLIRQSMQYAKMKDSIVFVQCFDENFDDHGVMNDGKVSFELGLIGISDIAESSEVAKMKEISQFYQSKIGFDALSLTRSFDLLENLNSEISIHHLLKNDNACENFNTKAKILPPLKDPLEQEKLQKYFIGGKIKFLTSLHSPISDSKKNIAFDDALFGIDSINMYASLCFIYFVKNKLLSWKQLCDFTSYNQAQFLGLNKGKIDIGYDADLFVFDDEVVFEGKGLYSKDLLQGQVKMHIINGEVFSI; this is encoded by the coding sequence ATGATCTTAAAAAATGCAAAAATTTATGGTGAAAAAAAAGTAGATGTGAAAATTCAAAATGGAAAAATTGCTCAAATTAACGATTGCATTAATGATAGTACAGAAAAAAGCATAGATTTAAAAGAAAAAACTCTTTTACCTTCTTTTATTGATTTAAATGTAAATTTATTAGATGCTAAATTTGATCTTGATAAGCTTGAAAATTTAGAACAAGAGTGTTTAAAAGGTGGAGTTGGTTCTATTATCTTAAGAGATAATTTAGGATTAAATACTCAAGGATATAAATTATATTTTGAAAAATTAAAAACTTTAAAGATTAATGTATTGCCTAGCATTAAGGCTTTAGATAATGAAAATAAATTAAAAGATATTTCTATTTTGCTTGATAGTGGTGCAAAGGCAATACAAATTCAAAGCAATATAGGAGCTAATCTTATAAGACAAAGTATGCAATATGCTAAAATGAAAGATAGTATAGTTTTTGTGCAATGTTTTGATGAAAATTTTGACGATCATGGCGTGATGAATGATGGAAAAGTTAGTTTTGAGTTAGGACTTATAGGAATTAGTGATATAGCTGAAAGCAGTGAAGTGGCTAAAATGAAAGAAATTTCGCAATTTTATCAAAGCAAGATTGGTTTTGATGCTTTAAGTTTAACTAGATCTTTTGATCTTTTAGAAAATTTAAATAGTGAAATTTCAATACATCATTTATTAAAAAATGACAATGCATGTGAAAATTTTAACACTAAGGCTAAAATTTTACCTCCTTTAAAAGATCCATTAGAGCAGGAAAAACTACAAAAATATTTTATAGGGGGAAAAATTAAATTTTTAACCTCATTACATTCTCCAATATCTGATTCTAAAAAAAATATAGCCTTTGATGATGCTTTATTTGGCATAGATAGTATAAATATGTATGCGAGTTTATGTTTTATTTATTTTGTAAAAAATAAATTATTAAGTTGGAAGCAACTTTGTGATTTTACTAGTTATAATCAAGCTCAGTTTTTAGGGCTTAATAAAGGAAAAATTGATATTGGTTATGATGCTGATTTATTTGTTTTTGATGATGAGGTTGTATTTGAAGGCAAAGGTTTATATAGCAAAGATTTGTTACAAGGGCAAGTAAAAATGCATATAATTAATGGAGAAGTTTTTAGCATTTAA